AGTGGATTGGTGAGTCAATGTgaagtaacttttttttttcttttggcagAGCAAATATTGTTTCTGGAAAGCAGTTAAACAGCTTTCTAATTCCGTGTCTAATGTGTTTTCAGAAtgaatattctaaaaaaaaaattggcactTACTTCACAAAAAGTTGTTCCAAGAAGATATGTAACTGGATTTACATTTATTGCTGTGTTTGGGAGCATGGAATCAGAACCTTAGAATTGGAAATTGAAACTGCAAATgctatataaaataattttgcacgAGCAAGCTTCATGTTAAATTGCACTAACTCTAATTCATACCATGCATGCTTTCAgtttattatcaaattttttattaattaatgttaattctaaaactttattattatgtaattttttaataataaatttgtttaaattattttgttgtatttatgtatgtattagctaaataattattttataactacaaatataatgtaaatgcttagtaaaaactgtttttgaaaaaagtattaccaaacacatattttttattttatcattttcaactGTGTCTACCAAACGCATATTACtgttttcagtttttaaaTATAGGATATATAAAATGATACCAGACGCATATTTAAATTCGAAATACAGCAACTGCAAaacaccattttcattttcatttttattctcaaaaaatacaaattcagaAACAATACCAAACGAGCCCTAAGACTTTCGAGAGTTGCCCAGACGGACTATTAATCAAAATTCGCGTACAGATCACGAAACACGATCTGGGCCAAAGATTTTAATACATAAACTGCTGTTTTTGCGTGTAATGTAGGCCATACGTCGTGAAAAATCATACCGTGTGTAACATGGCATGTCATGAAAAGTACGATGATTTATTAATTCCTTGTAATTGAACGAACTGAATATTATCTAGGTTTATGTTCAAGACTTCATCTGCACAATTTTGTAATGACGTTTGTAGGAAAGAATATAATGCCATCATAGGACGGTGTGAATTTGGGCTTTAATTTAAGCGTTGTGATAGTTCAAGGAGCAGTAATATTAAGACAGACAAATTTAGTAGAACATTGATAGATAGAGTGATAAATAGTTATCAATTTActaacttaattaaaaactaaaataaataaatgccggtttattattgtttttataagcGCTGTGTCAATGTTCTactttaacatttttcttgtCAATGCCTACAAAAAAagtaggggaaaaaaagaatgcTTTGATGTCACGATTCCAATGTAACTCCTAATATCAGAAGCTGGATCATTTTTAAAAGTCATTTTACTGACTTGACTCGACTTCATGGTTTTCCAATTTATAAATTGATGATAACTAcaattatattatcattattatatttttttttacggATTACAATTAAAGTCattgatttataaaataaaatatctactAGACCAGTGATCACTTTTGTTATATCACAACCAAAAGTTTCAACTTATATTAAGGTCCTCTTTGAGATTGAAGTTGGacagttgtaacttaaaatcTGTACCACTgaagtatttggtaaatattaaCTCCTATAACTTGAAAGTTgtcttaaaaattttgtcaaaattattattaaaaaattatacttactacatactattaacttttgtttcataattacaatcTTTTTTGTACAGCAACTGAACCTTTGAAGTTACAAtacttcaatttcaaataagatCTAAGATATGTATCTTTACTAATATTAGTTTAAATGTCGGTTTATAAGGAATATCTATCCTATACATGTATGAGAAAGTTGATTTACTCCCACCCAATTATGGGAGGAGAGTAGGAGCTGTTATTGTactttttttgtaaattttttttaacaaaatttgctTTTAAAGTGTTATGGACCGAAATTGAATCTCTTCGATTTTCACCGATATGAATGGGCTCAAACCCTAAACCTTTTGTTCTATCACAAAAGATATTAATGCTGAACAACTTGCAAGCGAGAATATTTATCCTACTTTCTTTCACTTGTTAACCCTATAAATAGCCATCGAAACTTCTCAAATCTTCATCAGTTACCAACGATACATTTCCCTTTGTAGTAGAAAGAATTCCAAACCAAATGATGGGGTTAGCCCTAGCTCTGCCTTCCCGTGCACAAGACTTACCACAAGACTATGTCAATGCTCACAACGCAGCTAGAGCACAGGTTGGCGTTAACCCTTTGAAATGCGACGAGAGCATAGCTGCCTTTGCAAGAAGCTATGCTAGTCAACAAATTGCCAGCTGCAATCTTGTCCATTAAGGGACAGGCGTTACGGCGAGAACCTTGCGGGAGCTCGGGTAACCTTTCAGGTGCAGATGGATTGTGGGTGAGTGAAAAGGATGACTACGATTACAATTCTAATAGTTGCAACGCAGGCAAGGTGTGTGGGCACTATACGCATGTGGTTTGGAGGAACTCTGTTCGCATTGGGTGTGCAAAAGTGAGATGCAACAATGGAGGAACTTTCATTGGCTGCAACTATGCTTCCCCAGGCGACGTCGTGGGGCAGAAGccttactaattaatttaattagtatacTTTTCTGCTGGAGAAAGGCATTTAAATAAGAGTTTATTTTGATGAATAAAGCTTTTTCTGTTGTCTGTATCGgtggataaaaaataattacaattatattatGTATAAGTCTGGAATTATGCTTTGCATAATGCTATTTTTGCTAGGGATTCATGTACCACGACCACTTTGCGAACTAAGAACTGACGACTCTATGTGTGTGTTTCTTCTATGAATATAGGCttcattaatttgttatctCATTAGTTCTATTCTACGGCTGTTGCTTGTTGAACAAATTAGTCTGGCAAAAGTTAAATTGTAATTGcgcttaaaatttattttaattatttctctaaTCACATGAAAGTGTCTGGCAAAAGTTAGATTGTAATTAtgcttaaaatttatgttaattaattctctaatCACATAAAAGTATCATCCCGTTATTTGTCTGATGAGTTACCATATACGAGTCCAAAATAAGTTCTAAGGTGCAAAATTAATATCTATCGTGACTGGTAATTaagatttattgtttttgtttatattaagTAATACTAATCACattcataattttgttaaaagaagAGATATgtttaagtttaaattttggatGAGGAATGTTTTCTGATCTAAACTTTTATCTGAGTAAATACACTCATATGATTGATAGTTAACAAATAAGAATGTAATAATTACATAAATCATGATTATAcatgaataaaaatgtatatgtgtcaaaaaaaatcttcaaagattttaaatttgaggATTTTGACAAAATCCACATTCGATGATGTTCTCTTCTTTGGCATCTTTGCAGCCTTATTTATATGGTCAATGTGCATTGTTTcagcatctttattttttcttattattactttttattctgGTTATCTCCTTGGCATCTCTAAAATATGGCTATATCTGCACTCTATTTAATTAGCTCAAAACAATCAATATGTAGGTTTAGATTGATCTCTCCAACTTCATGgaacatgatttttatttaatggtgAATGACACTTATATCTCTCATAAAAACGGTTTTTAGCACTTAGCTAGAtctcttataaatttttgatagatcaatttattttttatgttattaaaacatttaaaagaaaaaaataaattgttaatagGTACATGCTCGTCACCTTAATTTTACCTCAATATGGATTAATATATTAGCCAACAAAAAGATCatatattgaatttaataaagataagtAGACCGACAATAGTGCATAATCAAGCAAAGACTAGCGACACATGCAAGTGCCTTGACCAAAGACATTATTACAATAGCAGATTTAATGTCGTGAATTTTGAGAATGACATTGCGACATatacttaatttattgtttaaacTCTTAATTTGCAGAAACGGAGTAGATCTTAATTAACTTAATCAGCTTAGTAAGGTTTCTGCCCAATATAATTGCCCGGAGGATCATAGCTGCAAGTGACAAACCACCAGCCATTGCTACATTGAACCCTAGCACATCCAACACGAATAGAATTGCGCCAAACCACCTGAGTATAGTGCCCACACACCTTGCCTGCAGCGCAAGTATTGGTGCTGTAGTTATAGTTAGCTTTCTCCGCCACCCACAAGCTCACGGCAGCTGTGCCGGTAAACGTGCCGCTGCCTTTGGCTAGGTTTTCACCATATGGTCCGCCAGAATGAACAAGATTGCAATCAGCAATTCTGGAGTTAGAATAGTTTTGAGCATATGCTGCAACTGTGTCGTTCCATATGATGTTGGGGACGTATACTGCTGCTCGAGCTGAATTGTGAGCATCAAGGTAGTCTTGAGGCGAGTTTTGGGCATGAGAAGTTTGAATCAATAGGGCCAATGACCCCATGAAACAAATTGCTAGAGCTAGTGAAATGCTAGACATCTTCATTTTGTTGGCTTCCTGCTATAATTAGCTTGTTTGATGATATTTGATGGATGCTATATGAAGTGTATTTATAGAGAAACTAAAGGAAATGTATAATCTTAAAGTTGCATCAGTTGTGATTGTTTTAAGCAAACCCAAATGAGGAAAACGTCCCCCTTGGACATTATAACTTTTTGGAAATGATAAACTACACTACTAAATGGTGCATCGATCGAAGTGAGTTACATgcattttcttccatttttccTAAATAAGCAAGAAGTAATTTAAGGTGAGAAAAATTTTCCTATATGGGATTAAAATTCAGGACAATTTGACAACAATATAAACACACTATTATAATATTGTCAAACagtttataatattgtaaaaatatgtCCATATCATTATCAACGTATCTCAGACTCAAAAAAGATTAGAATGCTATATCAGATCCCCGCTTTTTGAGAGT
This window of the Citrus sinensis cultivar Valencia sweet orange chromosome 8, DVS_A1.0, whole genome shotgun sequence genome carries:
- the LOC102629980 gene encoding pathogenesis-related protein PR-1 type-like translates to MKMSSISLALAICFMGSLALLIQTSHAQNSPQDYLDAHNSARAAVYVPNIIWNDTVAAYAQNYSNSRIADCNLVHSGGPYGENLAKGSGTFTGTAAVSLWVAEKANYNYSTNTCAAGKVCGHYTQVVWRNSIRVGCARVQCSNGWWFVTCSYDPPGNYIGQKPY